ATAAATTGTATTTATGTAGAGATACATTTATTCATCACTATGGAAGTGTCTCATGGAAAGAAGATAGTATGAAATTTTCTGTAGTTTTACATGCGAATAATATAAAGTTGTATGAAAAATGGGGATTTTATGGTGAAAGTTTATACATTCATTATGATTTACTAGCAATTTTAGAACGATTTGCGCCTGATAAAGTAAATATTCTTCATATAGGAGCTGGATGTGGTGCCACTTTATTAAAAATGAAAGGGTGTTATCAGGCAGTTTCTTTATTCGGAGCAGAAAGTAATGAAAAAGCGGCAGCTCTTGCAAATCGGGTAGCTCCTACAACTTCTGCTGAGTATGACAAGTTACATGAGGTATTTACAGATGAAAAATTCCAGTACATTTTGTTATCACATCCTATTGAGTTAGCTCAATTACCTCAGGTCATACAATCTATGTCACAACTTTTAACGCCAACAGGAACTTTCATTATGTCGAAATTCAATTTGGATAATTATTATGCATTAAAAAAATAATGCTTTTAAGGTTTTCTCTTTGGAGATGAGCTGTATTTGGCAATGTTGGAGGAACAACGGTTTCTTCTATAGAAGCAAAACCGAAATCCGAGCCCGGATTTCGGCTTTTCGACGTGTGGTGAATTACGAAAAAAGAGCTATCCTATAAGTTGGTTTCACTGACTTATAGGATAGCTTCTTTATTTTGAAACAAACGGATGCTTTTCATAATAAAACCGCCATGGGTAGTGAATGGCTTCTTCTGCGTAATCAATATTAATACGAGGGCCAGCTATTATGTTATGTGTGGATGATAAATGTTCTTCTTCCGGAACTAACTCAATATATAATGTATCACTTTGTAATGATACCCCGCGTTCTTCTAAAGTGATTCCGAGTGCGCGGCATAGTTTTCCAGGTCCATTTGTTAAGTTTTTATACTGCTTATTTGTAATATCGGTTTTGTTGTAGCGCGCTAGTTTCATTTCTTCGATTCCGTCTATAGGCTCAAGAGCACGAATGAGAATTCCTTGCGGGGTGCCGACTGGTGCTGTAATTACGTTAAAACAATGATACATACCATAAATAAGATATACGTAAGCATGTCCGGGTGCACCGAACATTACTTCTGTTCGATCTGTTCGTCTACCGCCGTAACTATGTGCGGCCTTATCATCTGGACCTTTGTATGCTTCTACTTCTACAATAATTCCGCTTCGTTTTATTCCATCTACAATATGAACAAGTTTATGTCCGAGTAACTTCTTTGCGACTTCTAACGTATCGCCTTCATAGAAAGAAGGTGGTGCCTGCATTGTACTA
This genomic interval from Bacillus cereus contains the following:
- a CDS encoding DNA-3-methyladenine glycosylase — encoded protein: MQAPPSFYEGDTLEVAKKLLGHKLVHIVDGIKRSGIIVEVEAYKGPDDKAAHSYGGRRTDRTEVMFGAPGHAYVYLIYGMYHCFNVITAPVGTPQGILIRALEPIDGIEEMKLARYNKTDITNKQYKNLTNGPGKLCRALGITLEERGVSLQSDTLYIELVPEEEHLSSTHNIIAGPRINIDYAEEAIHYPWRFYYEKHPFVSK